The genomic window CCATTGTCCGTCATGGAATCCATCCGGGCACCGTAATGGCCATTGCTTTGGGACTTTATGGAATCTCATTGCTTTTAGGCGTCTATATATGCATGAACAGCAGCTGGTGGCTTGCTGTGATCGGTCTTATTTGTATGGCTGCCGGCTATTTATATACAGGAGGCCCTTTCCCAATCGCCTATACACCGTTTGGAGAAATTGCCGCAGGATTTTTTATGGGGTTATTGATTATTTTAATATCCTTTTATATACAAACCGGAACAATTACAGTTACAAGTGTGCTTATAGCCATCCCGATTACCATTCTCGTCGGAGCTATATTGCTAGCTAATAATATAAGAGATTTAGATGGCGATAAAGAATTTGGCCGGAAAACACTGGCCATTCTACTTGGACGGAAAAAAGCCATTTACCTGCTCGCAGGAATGTTCATTTTTTCCTACGGATGGGTTTTTGGACTAATTTTTGCCGGAAAAGCTTCAATATGGACAATTATTGTCATTTTAAGTGCCCCTAAAGCGGTCAAGGCGACTAAGGGGTTTATTGGAAAAACAGCTCCTGCCCAAATGATGCCGGCCATGAAGGCGACTGCACAAACAAATACAATCTTCGGACTTTTATTATCCATTGGCTTATTCTTAGGCTACATTCTATAATTTGAAACAATATCAGCGGGAGTTTTTACCCCCGCTGATCTTTCATGCTCTTACATTGACTTACGAATTTATCATTGGCTTAGTGGCATTGATTTTCCAAATATCATTTGCATATTCCTCAATCGTTCGATCGCTTGAAAAATAGCCTGAATGCGCGATGTTCATCAAACTCATCTTCAGCCATCTATCTTGATCTTCAAAGGCCTCGCCTGCTTTCTTTTGAATATCTACATACGAAGCAAAGTCCCGAAGAACAAAATACTGGTCATTTTCCATAATCAAAGAATCGTATATTGCTTCAAATTCACCTTCGGCATCCGGGAAAAATCCGTTCACTAAAGAATCAAGCACCTGGTGGATTCGATAATCGTGGTGATAGTAGTCTCTTGAATTGTAACCTCCATGCTGGTAATAATGAAGAACTTCATCAGCCGTCAATCCAAAGATAAAGATGTTTTCCTCTCCCACTTTTTCCATAATCTCAATGTTTGCGCCATCCAAAGTTCCAACTGTAATCGCTCCGTTCATCATGAACTTCATGTTGCCCGTTCCTGAAGCTTCTTTGCTTGCCGTTGAAATTTGCTCGCTAATATCAGCAGCAGGAAAGATTTCTTCTGCAAGCGATACCCGATAATTCTCAAGGAAAATCACTTTTAAATGATCCTTTACATCAGGATCGTTGTTAATTTTATCGGCGACTGAATTAATAAGCTTTATTATCTTTTTGGCATAATAATACCCCGGTGACGCTTTTGCACCGAAAATGAACGTCCTCGGGTACATACTGAAACTTGAATCTTCTTTTATCCGGTTGTATAGATGCAAAATATGAAGAATGTTCAAAAGCTGGCGTTTGTATGCATGCAGCCTTTTTACATGGACATCAAAAATCGAACTTGGATCGACAATAACACCTGTCTTCTCCTTTATTATTGCTGCCAAACTGTTTTTGTTCTCTTTTTTTATCTCAAAAAGCTTTTTCAAAAACGCCGGATCATCGCGGTACTCGATTAGTCTTTCCAATTGAGCCGGTGATTCTATCCACGATGTACCGATCGTATCCGAAATTAGTTTTGCGAGCCCAGAATTTGACTTTAACAACCACCTTCTGTGGGAGATTCCGTTTGTTTTGTTATTAAATTTATCGGGAAAGACCTCATAAAAAAGGTTCATTTCTCGTTTTTTAAGAATATCCGTGTGAAGTCTGGCAACACCATTTACACTGTAGCAGCCGGCAAGCGCCAAATGGGCCATTCTCACTTCACCATGAGCAACAATAGCCATCTTTTCAATTCTTTCCCAGTCACCAGGATAAAGGTTCCAAAGTTCCTTGCAAAAACGTTCGTTTATCTCATTTACAATCATAAAAATACGCGGGAGCAATGGCTGAAAAATACGGATTGGCCACTTTTCCAGCGCTTCTGATAATGTTGTATGGTTTGTATATGAAATTGTGTTTTTTGTTATGTTCCATGCTTCGTCCCAGCCCATTTTTTCTTCATCAAGCAAGATTCTCATTAATTCAGGAATGGCAAGAACTGGGTGTGTATCATTTATATGAATACTGACATGGTTATGAAAATCCAGCAAACTATTGTGCTTGGAAAGGTACGAGCGTATAATTGATTGAATGCTGGAAGAAACAAGAAAGTATTGCTGTTTTAAACGAAGAATTTTTCCTTCATCATGGGTATCATCAGGATACAAAAACTCAGAAATAGATTCTGTTTCCCGTTTATATTTTAAAACATCTATATTTACCGGGTACGGCGAAGGCTGTGCACTCCACAATCTTAAAGTATTAACAGTCTTTGTCTTATAACCGACAATCGGCAAATCGTACGGAACAGCCGTAACTTTTTCTGCATTGATATGGCGGAAATGCAGGCATCCATCTTCAGAAACAGCCTCAACTTTGCCCCAAAACGGAACTTCAACCGCTAAATCGGCTC from Bacillus methanolicus includes these protein-coding regions:
- a CDS encoding glycogen/starch/alpha-glucan phosphorylase, which gives rise to MFTNKEEFKKAFLQRLEMMFGKSFQDSTRREHFQTLGNMIREYISSDWIKTNEQYRASGEKQVYYLSIEFLLGRLLRNNLMNLGIENIVYEGLHELGIDLAEVEEAEADAGLGNGGLGRLAACFLDSLATLNLPGHGFGIRYKHGLFEQKIVDGYQVELPEHWLRNGNVWEVRRADLAVEVPFWGKVEAVSEDGCLHFRHINAEKVTAVPYDLPIVGYKTKTVNTLRLWSAQPSPYPVNIDVLKYKRETESISEFLYPDDTHDEGKILRLKQQYFLVSSSIQSIIRSYLSKHNSLLDFHNHVSIHINDTHPVLAIPELMRILLDEEKMGWDEAWNITKNTISYTNHTTLSEALEKWPIRIFQPLLPRIFMIVNEINERFCKELWNLYPGDWERIEKMAIVAHGEVRMAHLALAGCYSVNGVARLHTDILKKREMNLFYEVFPDKFNNKTNGISHRRWLLKSNSGLAKLISDTIGTSWIESPAQLERLIEYRDDPAFLKKLFEIKKENKNSLAAIIKEKTGVIVDPSSIFDVHVKRLHAYKRQLLNILHILHLYNRIKEDSSFSMYPRTFIFGAKASPGYYYAKKIIKLINSVADKINNDPDVKDHLKVIFLENYRVSLAEEIFPAADISEQISTASKEASGTGNMKFMMNGAITVGTLDGANIEIMEKVGEENIFIFGLTADEVLHYYQHGGYNSRDYYHHDYRIHQVLDSLVNGFFPDAEGEFEAIYDSLIMENDQYFVLRDFASYVDIQKKAGEAFEDQDRWLKMSLMNIAHSGYFSSDRTIEEYANDIWKINATKPMINS
- a CDS encoding 1,4-dihydroxy-2-naphthoate polyprenyltransferase — encoded protein: MQSQMQSSSSPAIEKQNWRIWWQLTRPHTLTAGFVPVLLGTALAIQITDIHFGLFFAMLLASLLIQAATNMFNEYYDFKRGLDNEQSVGIGGAIVRHGIHPGTVMAIALGLYGISLLLGVYICMNSSWWLAVIGLICMAAGYLYTGGPFPIAYTPFGEIAAGFFMGLLIILISFYIQTGTITVTSVLIAIPITILVGAILLANNIRDLDGDKEFGRKTLAILLGRKKAIYLLAGMFIFSYGWVFGLIFAGKASIWTIIVILSAPKAVKATKGFIGKTAPAQMMPAMKATAQTNTIFGLLLSIGLFLGYIL